From the genome of Azospirillum brasilense, one region includes:
- a CDS encoding diguanylate cyclase: MTDARSKILVVDDIPSNVHVLSRILKDEHDIYFATDGAKALELAQSRLPDLVLLDIMMPGMDGYEVCSRLKSDPITRDIPVIFISAKSEVEDETYGLEVGAIDFISKPISPPIVKARVRNHLLLKRQTDLLRTLSFADGLTGIANRRRFDEVLLREWRRCGRVQLPLSLIMLDVDQFKPYNDHYGHQAGDECLRAVAQLLAEQMMRPGDLIARYGGEEFVCLLPETDEDGAVQVAERLRETVADRRLPHAVSHVADHVTISLGVATARPMLDDTPERLTQLADGLLYEAKRAGRNRVCSGGVEVAV, from the coding sequence ATGACCGACGCACGCTCCAAGATCCTGGTGGTCGATGACATCCCGTCCAACGTGCATGTCCTGAGCCGCATCCTGAAGGACGAGCACGACATCTATTTCGCCACCGACGGGGCGAAGGCACTGGAGCTGGCGCAGTCCCGGCTGCCCGATCTCGTTCTGCTGGACATCATGATGCCGGGCATGGACGGCTACGAGGTCTGTTCCCGCCTCAAGTCCGATCCGATCACCCGCGATATTCCGGTCATCTTCATCTCGGCCAAGAGCGAAGTGGAGGACGAGACCTATGGGCTGGAGGTCGGCGCCATCGACTTCATCTCCAAGCCGATCAGCCCGCCGATCGTCAAGGCGCGGGTGCGCAACCACCTGCTGCTGAAGCGGCAGACCGACCTGCTGCGCACCTTGTCCTTCGCCGACGGCCTGACCGGCATCGCCAATCGCCGCCGCTTCGACGAGGTGTTGCTGCGCGAATGGCGGCGCTGTGGGCGGGTGCAGCTTCCGCTGTCGCTGATCATGCTCGATGTCGACCAGTTCAAACCCTACAACGACCATTACGGCCATCAGGCGGGCGACGAGTGCCTGCGCGCGGTGGCCCAGCTCCTGGCCGAGCAGATGATGAGGCCGGGCGACCTGATCGCCCGCTATGGCGGCGAGGAATTCGTCTGCCTGCTTCCCGAAACCGACGAGGACGGCGCGGTCCAGGTCGCCGAGCGTCTGCGCGAGACGGTGGCCGACCGCCGGCTGCCCCACGCGGTGTCCCATGTCGCCGACCACGTCACCATCAGCCTGGGCGTCGCCACTGCCCGGCCGATGCTGGACGACACCCCGGAACGGCTGACCCAGCTTGCCGACGGTCTGCTTTACGAGGCCAAGCGCGCCGGCCGCAACCGTGTGTGCAGCGGTGGTGTGGAGGTTGCGGTATAA
- a CDS encoding response regulator, with protein sequence MDEAFLTAEGHAAAPRTRLRTLLTTIVGVIALFGVGLWGAATWADRDEAVSHARDRTLNAARLLHEHVRRTVATSDLILQRVDDRLRVREVEAVGRDLPLWQELRAMSDAMPEVSSIWIFDAAGNGLLTTRQYPSPPMNNADRAFFQAHRNGETFHIGGMIRGRLSGRPTFTISRRIGTVENFQGVANIALDLDYFRSFFDGLNIGRGGAVAVYREDGTLLFSLSGQDTAASLSAAPPDMPPVTRPMDEAPRAIGGTIFSQSPVDGSERIVANLRVQDLPLIVQVGVSRDEALTPWRERTIHGGLLVLLAVAACAALALAAARSLSREEVGRRRLAETNADLDATARSLELANRAFAGANRRLNLILQSASEGICGVDRDERITFANPAACALTGYSNEEMLGRSLHVLLHHTRADGTPAPTIDCPVFEVLRTGEARGGSEDIYWRKDGTSFPVEFAASPMLEDGRVEGAVVVFHEIAERKRAEEALRQAKSVAEAASRAKSEFLANMSHEIRTPMNAILGLVHLLQQTDLSTRQRDYAQKIRVSAQSLLGILNDILDFSKVEAGKLELERVEFRLDDLLQNLAVIVGAAAQDKDIEVLFSVGPEVPLDLVGDPLRLQQVLINLAGNAIKFTEAGEVVVSVRAVEVAEERAVLTFSIRDTGIGIDAEQKERLFQAFSQADSSTTRRYGGTGLGLAICTRLVALMGGAMDVTSEPGRGSDFHFTAVFGNPVFGQAAFGNAGRVGERPSRFSAVPRGLSVLVVDDNHTAREVLAELVVSFGWRASLCASGPEAIAELERATAAGQPYDIVLMDWKMPGMDGLETSRRIREDGLVKAPVIIVVSAFGRERMGDAGAPDLGLSGALVKPVTASSLLDAVIDAFGRGAEGEALETIPLHPCAPVPAGLHRPPQRRPLFGQRLLLVEDNSISQEVAREILERAGARVTLAGNGREAVARVEEANPPFDLVLMDVQMPEMDGFEATRRLRARPAGQGLPIIAMTASALPSDRQRCLDGGMDDHIAKPIDVEQLFSVVTRWLGQPSATPGMPLLPKAVPSHARGALPADLPGIDVKDALHRLDGDVGLFRKFVTDFARTYDGAADGIASALAAGDLPRAKALGHELKSLAGNIGARTLSAAADAVQVAAFRGDGAAAAAQLPVLRAELEAVLDSAARLAAARLGVALGHAPGLPPDGGCPAMDIATLEPMLERFARLLRDSNFAAAEEFAVLAPPLADWIDPAAMKALSSAVDGLDFTKAQGILRRITQDLGLSLPAD encoded by the coding sequence ATGGACGAAGCTTTTCTGACGGCGGAGGGACACGCCGCGGCCCCCCGCACGCGGCTGCGGACGCTGTTGACGACCATCGTCGGGGTGATCGCCCTGTTCGGAGTCGGCCTGTGGGGGGCCGCCACCTGGGCCGACCGCGACGAGGCGGTGAGCCACGCCCGTGACCGGACACTGAACGCCGCCCGCCTGCTGCACGAGCATGTGCGCCGCACCGTCGCCACCAGCGATCTCATTCTGCAGCGCGTCGACGACCGGCTCCGCGTGCGGGAGGTGGAGGCGGTCGGGCGCGACCTGCCGCTGTGGCAGGAACTGCGCGCGATGTCCGACGCCATGCCGGAGGTCAGTTCCATCTGGATTTTCGACGCCGCCGGAAACGGGCTGCTGACCACGCGCCAGTATCCGTCGCCGCCAATGAACAACGCGGACCGCGCCTTCTTCCAGGCTCACCGGAACGGCGAGACCTTCCACATCGGCGGGATGATCCGGGGGCGGCTGTCCGGCCGGCCGACCTTCACCATCAGCCGCCGCATCGGGACGGTGGAGAATTTCCAGGGCGTCGCCAACATCGCCCTGGACCTCGATTATTTCCGTTCCTTCTTCGACGGGCTGAACATCGGACGCGGGGGCGCCGTCGCCGTGTACCGCGAGGACGGGACTCTGCTGTTCAGCCTGTCGGGCCAGGACACCGCCGCATCGCTGTCCGCGGCGCCCCCCGACATGCCTCCGGTGACCCGACCGATGGACGAGGCGCCGCGGGCCATCGGCGGCACGATCTTCAGCCAGTCTCCGGTGGACGGATCGGAGCGGATCGTTGCCAACCTGCGGGTTCAGGATCTGCCGCTGATCGTGCAGGTCGGCGTGTCGCGGGACGAGGCGCTGACGCCCTGGCGCGAGCGCACGATCCATGGCGGCCTGCTGGTCCTGCTGGCGGTGGCCGCCTGCGCGGCGCTGGCGCTGGCGGCGGCGCGCAGCCTGTCGCGCGAGGAGGTGGGGCGCCGCCGGCTGGCCGAGACGAACGCCGACCTGGATGCCACCGCCCGCAGCCTGGAGCTGGCCAACCGCGCCTTCGCCGGGGCCAACCGCCGGCTGAACCTGATCCTGCAATCCGCGTCGGAAGGGATCTGCGGCGTGGACCGCGACGAGCGGATCACCTTCGCCAACCCCGCCGCCTGCGCGCTGACCGGCTACAGCAACGAGGAGATGCTGGGCCGCAGCCTGCATGTGCTGCTTCACCACACCCGCGCCGACGGCACGCCGGCGCCGACCATCGACTGCCCGGTCTTCGAGGTGCTGCGCACCGGCGAGGCGCGGGGCGGCTCGGAGGACATCTACTGGCGCAAGGACGGCACCAGCTTCCCGGTGGAGTTCGCGGCTTCCCCCATGCTGGAGGACGGCCGGGTGGAGGGCGCGGTGGTCGTCTTCCACGAGATCGCCGAGCGCAAGCGGGCCGAGGAGGCGCTCCGCCAGGCCAAATCCGTGGCCGAGGCGGCCAGCCGCGCCAAGAGCGAATTCCTGGCCAACATGAGCCATGAGATCCGCACGCCGATGAACGCCATCCTGGGGCTGGTCCACCTGCTCCAGCAGACCGACCTGTCGACGCGCCAGCGCGACTACGCCCAGAAGATCCGCGTGTCGGCCCAGTCGCTGCTCGGCATCCTGAACGACATCCTGGACTTTTCCAAGGTGGAGGCCGGCAAGCTGGAGCTGGAGCGGGTGGAGTTCCGCCTGGACGACCTGCTGCAGAACCTGGCGGTGATCGTCGGCGCGGCGGCGCAGGACAAGGACATCGAGGTTCTGTTCTCGGTCGGGCCGGAGGTTCCGCTCGACCTCGTCGGCGACCCCTTGCGCCTTCAGCAGGTGCTCATCAATCTCGCCGGCAACGCCATCAAGTTCACCGAGGCGGGGGAGGTGGTGGTGTCCGTCCGCGCCGTCGAGGTGGCGGAGGAGCGGGCGGTCCTGACCTTCTCCATCCGCGACACTGGAATCGGCATCGACGCGGAGCAGAAGGAACGGCTGTTCCAGGCCTTCAGCCAGGCCGACAGCTCCACCACCCGGCGTTACGGCGGCACCGGCCTCGGGCTGGCCATCTGCACGCGGCTGGTCGCCCTGATGGGCGGCGCCATGGATGTGACGAGCGAGCCGGGCCGGGGCAGCGATTTCCATTTCACCGCCGTTTTCGGGAATCCCGTCTTCGGGCAGGCCGCTTTCGGGAATGCCGGGCGGGTGGGAGAGCGTCCGTCGCGGTTCTCCGCCGTGCCGCGCGGCCTCTCGGTGCTGGTGGTGGACGACAATCATACGGCGCGCGAAGTGCTGGCCGAACTGGTCGTCTCCTTCGGCTGGCGGGCCTCGCTCTGCGCGTCCGGGCCTGAGGCGATCGCGGAGCTGGAGCGCGCGACCGCCGCCGGGCAGCCCTACGACATCGTGCTGATGGACTGGAAGATGCCGGGGATGGACGGGCTGGAAACCTCCCGCCGCATCCGCGAGGACGGGCTGGTGAAGGCGCCGGTCATCATCGTGGTCTCCGCCTTCGGCCGCGAGCGGATGGGGGATGCGGGAGCGCCGGACCTGGGCCTGAGCGGCGCGCTGGTGAAGCCGGTCACCGCCTCCTCCCTGCTCGATGCGGTGATCGACGCCTTTGGGCGAGGTGCGGAGGGCGAGGCGCTGGAGACGATCCCGCTGCACCCCTGCGCGCCGGTCCCCGCCGGCCTTCACCGCCCGCCGCAACGGCGCCCGCTGTTCGGGCAGCGCCTGCTGCTGGTGGAGGACAACAGCATCAGCCAGGAGGTGGCCCGCGAGATCCTGGAGCGCGCCGGTGCCCGCGTGACCCTGGCCGGCAACGGGCGCGAGGCGGTCGCCCGGGTCGAGGAGGCGAATCCGCCCTTCGATCTCGTCCTGATGGACGTGCAGATGCCGGAGATGGACGGATTCGAGGCGACGCGCCGGCTGCGCGCCCGACCCGCCGGGCAGGGGCTGCCGATCATCGCCATGACCGCCAGCGCCCTGCCGTCCGACCGCCAGCGTTGCCTGGACGGCGGCATGGACGACCACATCGCCAAGCCGATCGACGTGGAGCAGCTGTTTTCCGTGGTGACGCGCTGGCTCGGCCAGCCGTCGGCGACGCCCGGCATGCCGCTTCTGCCCAAGGCCGTGCCGTCCCACGCCCGTGGAGCGCTTCCTGCCGACCTGCCGGGCATCGACGTGAAGGACGCGCTGCACCGCCTCGACGGCGACGTCGGGCTGTTCCGCAAATTCGTCACCGACTTCGCCCGGACCTACGACGGCGCGGCGGACGGCATCGCCTCGGCGCTGGCCGCCGGTGACCTGCCGCGGGCCAAGGCGCTGGGGCATGAGCTGAAGAGCCTGGCGGGCAACATCGGCGCGCGGACTTTGTCCGCCGCCGCGGACGCGGTGCAGGTCGCCGCCTTCCGCGGGGACGGGGCGGCGGCGGCGGCGCAGCTGCCGGTTCTACGCGCGGAGCTGGAGGCGGTGCTGGACTCCGCCGCCCGGCTCGCCGCTGCCCGGTTGGGCGTTGCGCTGGGACACGCCCCCGGCCTCCCGCCGGACGGCGGCTGTCCGGCGATGGACATCGCGACGCTGGAGCCCATGCTGGAGCGTTTCGCCCGGCTGCTGCGCGACAGCAACTTCGCCGCCGCGGAGGAGTTCGCTGTTCTGGCCCCGCCGCTGGCCGACTGGATCGACCCGGCGGCCATGAAGGCGCTCTCGTCGGCGGTCGACGGCCTCGATTTTACAAAAGCTCAAGGAATCTTGCGCAGGATCACCCAGGACCTCGGTCTGAGCCTTCCGGCCGACTGA
- a CDS encoding hybrid sensor histidine kinase/response regulator, with product MTMLSSELLLGLAQNIGLFAVVAVVFLQIRSRAAGWPAPLANALLGLMFGGVAVLGMADPVRVAPGLFIDARNVMVGLAGPFGGALAGAAAAAVSGAFRLWLGGPGAVAGVTSLVGAGLIGMLVGAAARRSGRFGNRHLIALALLVTVMAPFGFLLLPSDMARRLVDTALVPLSLGNFLGTLALGTFLRKEQERCDLQIALTESQRRFTATVANLPGGVYQRVLTVDGRLRFPYCSPGFFQVMGLPATERVTLESLNRILHPEDRPRLLASIHASAETLQPWRLEYRIIWPNGDIRWISVSSRAARRDNGDIVWDGIVTDVTETKRNEQALIQARLEAEAASRAKAEFLATMSHEMRTPLNGILGFARLLLDEDLTPRQRRHARLVHDAGRSLLTVIEDVLDFSRIEAGRLVLNDTSFAVRDLIANCAAVLRLEAEAKGLTLHAAVAPDVPDWLRGDPDRLRQVVLNLLANAVKFTEHGDVGLTVVKIADTPAGPHLTISVADTGIGIPSDRQGQLFQRFSQIDRSRGGTGLGLAISRRLVEMMGGTVGVQSQAGVGSTFWLSLVLPEADPPAGSGAPCAAELLVHRRPARILLAEDLAMNRELITAMLQGAGHRVDAVANGQQAVEAVQRGAYDLVLMDVHMPELDGHSATRAIRGLPPPVGIIPILAMSASALPDEVRRCHDAGMNGHIAKPVDRATMLDAIDVALGWAVQGGRAAEATDGAAEGGAMAEAFTAVEPIPLRQPLDRAMLARLSDELGDEACARMAAAFLDELPQRMGRLRMGGESGCALAEAQALIAPSANLGLVRLASACRALSAALRSGRRHEAEGLAGGVLDAAEEGAEALRDTLSRGREGSRFKSLAKDIVRTP from the coding sequence ATGACCATGCTTTCCAGTGAACTGCTGCTCGGGCTGGCGCAGAACATCGGGCTGTTCGCGGTCGTGGCGGTCGTCTTCCTGCAGATCCGCAGCCGTGCCGCCGGCTGGCCGGCGCCGCTGGCCAATGCCCTCCTGGGCCTGATGTTCGGCGGGGTGGCGGTGCTGGGCATGGCCGATCCGGTGCGGGTGGCGCCCGGCCTGTTCATCGACGCGCGCAACGTGATGGTCGGGCTGGCCGGTCCGTTCGGCGGCGCTCTGGCCGGGGCGGCGGCGGCGGCGGTGTCGGGAGCCTTCCGCCTCTGGCTGGGCGGTCCGGGCGCGGTGGCGGGGGTGACCTCGCTGGTCGGGGCGGGGCTGATCGGCATGCTGGTGGGGGCGGCGGCGCGGCGGTCCGGGCGGTTCGGCAATCGGCATCTGATCGCGCTGGCCCTGCTGGTGACGGTGATGGCGCCCTTCGGCTTCCTCCTGCTGCCCTCCGACATGGCGCGCCGTCTGGTCGACACCGCGCTGGTTCCGCTGAGCCTCGGCAACTTTCTCGGCACGCTGGCGCTGGGCACCTTCCTGCGCAAGGAGCAGGAGCGCTGCGATCTCCAGATCGCCCTCACCGAAAGCCAGCGCCGATTCACCGCGACGGTGGCGAACCTGCCGGGCGGTGTGTACCAGCGGGTGCTGACGGTGGACGGCCGGTTGCGCTTCCCCTACTGCAGCCCCGGCTTCTTCCAGGTGATGGGGCTGCCGGCGACCGAGCGGGTGACGCTGGAGTCGCTGAACCGCATCCTCCACCCCGAAGACCGCCCGCGGCTGCTGGCCTCGATCCACGCTTCCGCCGAGACGCTGCAGCCCTGGCGGCTGGAATACCGGATCATCTGGCCGAACGGCGACATCCGCTGGATCAGCGTCTCCAGCCGCGCGGCGCGGCGCGACAACGGCGACATCGTGTGGGACGGCATCGTCACCGACGTCACCGAGACCAAGCGCAACGAGCAGGCGCTGATCCAGGCCCGCCTGGAGGCCGAGGCGGCCAGCCGCGCCAAGGCCGAGTTCCTGGCGACCATGAGCCACGAGATGCGCACCCCGCTGAACGGCATCCTGGGCTTTGCCCGCCTGCTGCTGGACGAGGATCTGACGCCCCGGCAGCGCCGCCACGCCCGCCTGGTGCACGACGCCGGGCGGTCGCTTCTGACGGTGATCGAGGATGTGCTGGACTTCTCGCGCATCGAGGCGGGGCGGCTGGTGCTGAACGACACCTCCTTCGCCGTCCGCGACCTGATCGCCAATTGCGCGGCGGTGCTGCGTCTGGAGGCCGAGGCGAAGGGGCTGACGCTGCACGCCGCCGTGGCTCCGGACGTGCCGGACTGGCTGCGCGGCGATCCCGACCGGTTGCGGCAGGTGGTGTTGAACCTGCTGGCCAACGCTGTGAAGTTCACCGAGCATGGCGACGTCGGCCTGACCGTCGTGAAGATCGCCGACACCCCCGCCGGTCCGCATCTGACGATCAGCGTCGCCGACACCGGAATCGGCATCCCGTCCGACCGGCAGGGCCAGCTCTTCCAGCGCTTCAGCCAGATCGACCGGTCGCGCGGGGGCACCGGTCTCGGCCTCGCCATCAGCCGGCGGCTCGTGGAGATGATGGGCGGGACGGTCGGGGTGCAGAGCCAGGCGGGGGTCGGCTCGACCTTCTGGTTGTCGCTGGTCCTGCCCGAAGCCGATCCGCCCGCCGGGAGCGGCGCCCCTTGCGCGGCGGAACTGCTGGTCCACCGCCGTCCGGCCCGCATCCTGCTGGCCGAGGATCTGGCGATGAACCGGGAGCTGATCACGGCCATGCTGCAGGGGGCGGGCCACCGCGTGGACGCCGTCGCCAACGGGCAGCAGGCGGTGGAGGCGGTGCAGCGCGGCGCCTACGATCTCGTGCTGATGGACGTGCACATGCCGGAATTGGACGGTCATTCCGCCACACGGGCGATCCGCGGCCTGCCGCCGCCGGTTGGGATCATCCCGATCCTGGCGATGAGCGCCAGCGCGCTGCCCGACGAGGTTCGGCGCTGCCACGACGCCGGCATGAACGGTCACATCGCCAAGCCGGTGGACCGCGCCACCATGCTGGACGCGATCGACGTCGCCTTGGGCTGGGCCGTCCAGGGCGGCCGGGCCGCCGAAGCAACCGACGGCGCCGCGGAAGGGGGCGCCATGGCCGAGGCCTTCACGGCGGTGGAGCCGATCCCGCTCCGTCAGCCGCTCGACCGCGCGATGCTGGCCCGGCTGTCCGACGAGCTGGGAGACGAGGCGTGCGCCCGTATGGCCGCCGCCTTCCTCGACGAGCTGCCCCAACGGATGGGACGCCTGCGCATGGGCGGTGAATCCGGCTGCGCGCTGGCGGAAGCGCAGGCCCTGATCGCCCCGTCGGCCAATCTGGGGCTGGTCCGTCTGGCGTCCGCCTGCCGCGCGCTCAGCGCCGCCCTGCGCTCCGGCCGCCGGCACGAGGCGGAGGGGCTGGCCGGCGGCGTTCTGGATGCCGCGGAGGAAGGAGCGGAGGCGTTGCGCGACACGCTGTCCCGCGGCCGGGAGGGCAGCCGTTTCAAGTCTCTTGCGAAGGATATCGTCCGGACGCCATAA
- a CDS encoding glycosyltransferase family 2 protein, with the protein MHHAVAGTPRLSVVVPCYNEAEGIGELHRRVTAACRAEVGEGYELILVDDGSRDGTWSRIATLVRDDPAVTGVRLSRNHGHQLALTAGLHVCRGERILIIDADLQDPPELLTTMMARMDAGADVVYGTRMARDGETWFKKGTAALFYRLLDRLVDIEIPKDTGDFRLMSRRALEVLNAMPEQHRFIRGMVSWIGLKQEPLPYDRQARAVGETKYPLGKMIRFAVDAITSFSIKPLRAASYVGFFFALCALLALGYALVSWSQHATVPGWTSVMVVSLVLGSTQLLILGVLGEYLGRLYMETKQRPLFVVDRIARHPDAIAAQVAAQTAAGAGGQAMPDPVVVHLGTGIAAAAGAFSRIEAKSEANS; encoded by the coding sequence ATGCATCACGCCGTTGCCGGGACCCCGCGGTTGTCCGTGGTGGTTCCCTGCTACAACGAAGCCGAGGGGATCGGCGAATTGCACCGCCGGGTGACCGCGGCCTGCCGCGCCGAGGTTGGGGAGGGCTATGAGCTGATCCTGGTGGATGACGGATCGCGCGACGGCACCTGGAGCCGCATCGCCACTCTGGTGCGCGACGATCCGGCGGTGACGGGGGTCCGGCTGTCGCGCAACCATGGCCACCAGCTCGCCCTGACCGCCGGCCTCCACGTCTGCCGTGGCGAGCGCATCCTGATCATCGACGCCGACCTGCAGGACCCGCCGGAGCTGCTCACCACCATGATGGCCCGCATGGACGCCGGGGCCGACGTGGTCTACGGCACCCGCATGGCCCGCGACGGCGAGACGTGGTTCAAGAAGGGCACGGCGGCGCTGTTCTACCGCCTGCTCGACCGGCTGGTCGACATCGAGATCCCCAAGGACACCGGCGACTTCCGCCTGATGAGCCGCCGCGCCCTGGAGGTGCTGAACGCCATGCCGGAGCAGCACCGCTTCATCCGCGGCATGGTGAGCTGGATCGGGCTGAAGCAGGAGCCGCTGCCCTACGACCGGCAGGCCCGCGCCGTCGGCGAGACCAAGTATCCGTTGGGCAAGATGATCCGCTTCGCGGTGGACGCCATCACCAGCTTCTCCATCAAGCCGCTGCGCGCCGCCTCCTACGTCGGCTTCTTCTTCGCGCTGTGCGCGCTGCTGGCGCTGGGCTACGCGCTGGTGAGCTGGTCGCAGCACGCAACGGTTCCCGGCTGGACCAGCGTGATGGTCGTCTCGCTGGTGCTGGGCAGCACCCAGCTGCTGATCCTGGGCGTCCTGGGCGAGTATCTGGGACGGCTCTACATGGAGACGAAGCAGCGGCCGCTGTTCGTGGTGGACCGCATCGCCCGCCATCCGGACGCCATAGCCGCCCAGGTCGCCGCCCAGACCGCGGCCGGTGCCGGTGGCCAGGCCATGCCGGACCCCGTCGTGGTGCATCTGGGAACCGGCATCGCGGCGGCCGCCGGAGCCTTCTCCCGCATCGAGGCCAAGAGCGAGGCCAACAGTTGA
- a CDS encoding GtrA family protein has product MSGTEGRRRAVPWTAIRFALVGLLNTGVDFALFLALASLAGAPVLAANAVGYGAGVLCSFLLNRSWTFRLHREAAPMARRLPLFLAFNLVGLALSTLVVGLLVPAVPPLVAKIAATAVTFAWNYWSSRRFVFTAPAANPLV; this is encoded by the coding sequence TTGAGCGGCACGGAAGGCCGGAGACGGGCCGTTCCCTGGACGGCCATCCGCTTCGCCCTGGTCGGCCTGCTGAACACCGGGGTGGATTTCGCGCTGTTCCTGGCGCTGGCGTCGCTGGCCGGCGCGCCCGTTCTGGCCGCCAACGCCGTGGGCTACGGCGCCGGGGTGCTGTGCAGCTTCCTGCTGAACCGCAGCTGGACCTTCCGCCTGCACCGCGAGGCGGCGCCCATGGCCCGCCGCCTGCCGCTGTTCCTCGCCTTCAACCTCGTCGGGCTGGCGCTGTCCACGCTGGTGGTCGGTCTGCTGGTCCCCGCCGTTCCGCCGCTGGTCGCCAAGATCGCGGCGACCGCCGTCACCTTCGCCTGGAACTACTGGTCCAGCCGGCGCTTCGTCTTCACAGCACCGGCCGCCAATCCCCTCGTCTGA
- a CDS encoding Hsp20 family protein — translation MTTRLSLFNSPLLLGFDQFERTLDRIAKNSAEGYPPYNIEQIGDEGLRITLAVAGFTSEDLSVQIEDNQLVIRGRQTDDRSRIYLHRGIAARQFQRSFVLAEGIEVVGASLDNGLLNIDLKRPLPEPKVRTIKIEQPAQAASGTAGPQTIDVAPDRGDA, via the coding sequence GTGACGACACGTCTTTCGCTCTTCAACAGTCCGCTGCTCCTGGGCTTCGACCAGTTCGAGCGCACGCTGGACCGCATCGCCAAGAATTCCGCGGAAGGCTATCCGCCCTACAACATCGAACAGATCGGGGACGAGGGCCTGCGCATCACGCTGGCCGTGGCCGGCTTCACCTCCGAGGACCTGTCGGTCCAGATCGAGGACAACCAACTCGTCATCCGCGGCCGCCAGACCGACGACCGCTCGCGCATCTACCTGCACCGCGGCATCGCCGCCCGGCAGTTCCAGCGCAGCTTCGTTCTGGCGGAGGGGATCGAGGTGGTCGGCGCCTCGCTCGACAACGGCCTGCTCAACATCGACCTCAAGCGGCCCCTGCCGGAACCGAAGGTCCGCACCATCAAGATCGAGCAGCCCGCCCAGGCCGCCAGCGGCACCGCCGGACCGCAGACCATCGACGTCGCCCCCGACCGCGGCGACGCCTGA
- a CDS encoding DUF1150 family protein, whose product MNSFDTDKATAFLRQLSPQDFATFGLDHVAYVRPVTVDDAPAFSVHAADGTPLTVLAERDVAFATVRQNDMEPLSVH is encoded by the coding sequence ATGAACAGCTTCGACACCGACAAGGCCACTGCCTTCCTGCGCCAACTGTCACCCCAGGACTTCGCCACCTTCGGGCTGGACCATGTGGCCTATGTCCGGCCGGTGACCGTCGACGACGCCCCGGCCTTCTCCGTCCACGCCGCCGACGGCACGCCGCTGACGGTGTTGGCCGAGCGCGACGTGGCCTTCGCCACCGTCCGCCAGAACGACATGGAGCCGCTGAGCGTCCATTGA
- a CDS encoding DUF2141 domain-containing protein, whose amino-acid sequence MTLTLAAAGVCAGELRATIGNVKPQQGKLWVALYDGADAYKAERRFAGQILEASGTEVTVVFAKLPAGRYGVAVFQDRNGDSVLTTNLLGMPGEPYGFSGGATGSVFGPPAFDAFALAVPDGGTVTARVPLTE is encoded by the coding sequence ATGACGCTGACCCTCGCCGCGGCGGGAGTCTGCGCGGGGGAGCTTCGCGCAACCATCGGCAACGTCAAGCCCCAACAGGGCAAACTGTGGGTCGCGCTGTATGACGGCGCCGATGCCTACAAAGCGGAGCGGCGTTTCGCCGGGCAAATCCTGGAGGCGTCGGGGACGGAGGTGACGGTGGTTTTCGCCAAGCTGCCGGCGGGGCGCTACGGAGTCGCTGTGTTTCAGGATCGGAACGGCGACTCGGTGCTCACCACAAACCTGCTGGGTATGCCGGGCGAGCCCTACGGCTTCAGCGGCGGGGCGACGGGCAGCGTCTTCGGCCCGCCGGCCTTCGACGCCTTCGCCCTGGCGGTGCCGGACGGGGGGACGGTGACCGCCAGGGTGCCCCTGACTGAGTGA
- a CDS encoding LytTR family DNA-binding domain-containing protein, translating into MRETEAPAAGQPRTPYHRRLLGRRLPVLLAAALVLTLLGPFGTFADLTLAQRLAYWCGLIGLGGLAFELLTLAAGHRLRERAGAWRAMLAGVVLAVAALMTLTVALLERTLRGMDFLRPLGLAELFVYVVLVTLLVSAIPVWLELRDRGLLAGPTPPPSPPVPDNAPASPAERPEPTFLARLPARLGQDLLALEMEDHYVRVHTAEGSDLILMRLRDAIAELAGLEGMQVHRSHWVAAAAVAGVERKPDGKLVLVLRNGRRVPVSRSYAAAVREAGWTEKTGP; encoded by the coding sequence ATGCGTGAAACGGAGGCTCCCGCGGCGGGGCAGCCCCGCACGCCCTACCACCGCCGGCTGCTGGGCCGGCGCCTGCCCGTGCTGCTGGCCGCCGCGCTGGTGCTGACCCTGCTGGGTCCGTTCGGCACCTTCGCGGATCTGACGCTGGCGCAGCGGCTGGCTTACTGGTGCGGGCTGATCGGGCTGGGCGGTCTCGCCTTCGAGCTTCTGACCCTGGCCGCCGGCCATCGGCTGAGGGAGCGGGCGGGAGCGTGGCGCGCCATGCTGGCCGGGGTGGTCCTGGCGGTGGCGGCGCTGATGACGCTGACCGTGGCGCTGCTTGAAAGGACGTTGCGCGGGATGGATTTTTTGCGCCCGCTGGGGTTGGCGGAGCTGTTCGTCTACGTCGTCCTCGTCACTCTGCTGGTGTCCGCCATTCCGGTCTGGCTGGAGTTGCGCGACCGCGGGCTTCTCGCCGGCCCCACGCCGCCGCCATCCCCGCCCGTCCCGGACAACGCGCCGGCATCCCCGGCGGAGCGGCCGGAGCCCACCTTCCTCGCCCGCCTGCCCGCGCGGCTCGGCCAGGACCTTCTGGCGCTGGAGATGGAGGACCATTACGTCCGCGTCCACACGGCGGAGGGCAGCGACCTGATCCTGATGCGGCTGCGCGACGCCATCGCGGAGCTGGCCGGGCTTGAGGGGATGCAGGTCCACCGCTCCCACTGGGTCGCCGCCGCGGCCGTCGCCGGGGTGGAGCGCAAGCCGGACGGCAAGCTGGTGCTGGTCCTGCGCAACGGCCGTCGCGTGCCGGTCAGCCGCAGTTACGCGGCGGCGGTCCGCGAGGCGGGCTGGACGGAGAAGACGGGGCCGTAA